One region of Actinomycetota bacterium genomic DNA includes:
- a CDS encoding response regulator transcription factor — translation MAEAVSDRGDPPVSTMSVLVVDDAPELRLVVRMLLERAGGFEVVAEASDGQEAIELAEEHHPDVVLLDLTMPRLSGADALPRIREVSPRSVVIVLTGYQRDERIDELIAGGAHGALEKSDLPRRLAQEINRIMQDVRS, via the coding sequence TTGGCTGAGGCGGTGTCCGACCGTGGCGACCCACCCGTGTCCACCATGTCGGTCCTGGTCGTCGACGACGCCCCCGAGCTCCGGTTGGTCGTGCGCATGCTCTTGGAGCGGGCCGGGGGGTTCGAGGTGGTCGCCGAGGCAAGCGACGGGCAAGAGGCGATCGAACTGGCCGAGGAGCACCACCCCGACGTGGTGCTCCTCGATCTCACCATGCCGCGGCTCAGCGGTGCCGACGCGCTTCCCAGGATCCGCGAGGTCTCCCCACGCTCGGTCGTGATCGTGCTGACCGGCTACCAGCGCGACGAGCGGATCGACGAGCTGATCGCCGGCGGGGCGCACGGCGCCTTGGAGAAGAGCGACCTGCCCCGTCGACTCGCGCAGGAGATCAACCGCATCATGCAGGACGTCCGGAGCTGA